DNA from Biomphalaria glabrata chromosome 14, xgBioGlab47.1, whole genome shotgun sequence:
ATTACATGTTGGCACCTCTAAGTGATAGTCCTACAATAGAAttcctaacacacacacacaaagtcatACAAATCAGTatcccccctctccccctttCAACACTACGTTCCTGTTTCCTTTTGTCCCCCCAACATGGAGGGAAGAGGCACGAAGGTCGACACCGCCAATGGTCACTCAAGTCGCCTTGCTTCGGGTAACTACCGGAAGCTAATCTCTTCCGCCGACAGGTGGCACAGTTTGACCCACGTCCATCCCACAGGTAAGGCGGGTAAAGCCGCCCATCCCAGGTCAGCCTTtaaagggttggggggggggtgaggtgTGCCATTCCCTTCGCTTCACGGACTGtacaagtttaaaaaacaaactaaatggAATTGTTGACATCGACTGAAAGGCAAGGTCTCCCAAGTGAGTTACATCTAGGAAGTGACATGATATACAGCTAAGGGAGGGTGAAGTGATGTGTGGGGGGAGGTTAGGGTATATGTGGATAAGGATGGGGTCGGGAGGTAAATACATGTAACCTAAATATGGACACAatgtatgtataaataaaaacaggTCCACTATTTTTAGATGACACTGAAAGAAATAAggagcagggggggggggttcagtgaggggtgagagagagagaagaaaatgtCCTTGTTTCCATGGTTGAACATGCATCATTGTCTACAGTGTGTGTGTTGACATCTAGACCGGGTGTATGTGTCGACATCTAGACTGGGTGTATGAATGTGTGAAGAACGAggtgcttaaaaaaaatgtgcatcgCTTTTAATGCAATTCCTGTCAGCGAGTCTAGGTACTAGATTCAGCGGCGGACGTGGTGTACTTAGATGGATGGGCAATTCACTGATGTTGCCATGTCGCCACCAGAGCGACACCGGGTTACACCACGGCTGGAGACGTACACACTCTCGATGGCTACGATACTCACAAGTTAGACGCTCTGAGTTGTCAGCGTCAGTGGTCACAGTGACCCTTAATGGTCAGGAAACGTATTTTTAAACCAACCcacttaataaaataataactttGAATATACGGCTTATACTCTTTACCGATCCCgtaagaaagacaaaaaaaaaagggtaaagaATATGGAGATATGTCGAGACGATATAATGGAACGTAAAGAAAAGAGGAGGTACGTGCTGAGTGCTAAAGCGCTTCCGGGGTTCGAAATCTGGTGAAgcctgagatttttaatttcgggatctttgggcgcctctgagtccaccagtTCAAACGGGTACTTCATATAAGTTGggcaaaagtaaaggcggttggtcgttgtgctgaccatatAACACCCTGGTTAACCCTAGAgacgcatggtctgaaagaagaactttAAAGAAAGGAGGAAGATTTAGAggtaatttatataaatagacaaCAAAAAATGCTGTAATCAAGGACAATTGTTGCCAACTACTTTGTGAGTCATGAGAAAATGCTAAGAAGTTTTATTATGTACGCTAGTTCTAGtccaaaaattattatttgaatACTAAATTACTTAGCTTTTCAATACTTTTGTATTCTGTGCACACCAAAGCCTCCAGTTATgaaaatacccccccccacacacatccACATTACCCTTTTTGTTAATTATGTGGGAAGCGGTTGTTAATAAGAAAACTTGACAACACCAAACATATAGCACTAAAACAAGTTAGTATAAGCATAATAGGTATCCACCACTCCAAGCAAACACCAGGGTTCTCTCTGGGCACACACAGCACCTACCTGAATAACCTGCTAACACAGCGGCTTGAATCATGGGCTTGCCTTGTTCACTGGTCGGAGAATCTTCGGGAGACATTCTCCGGTATACACAGGGATCTACTGCAAAcaaaagatatagatatatgtatgcCATTTGTATTGGACTCACTGTGGACTATTGTGTCGATGAAaccataaaccatatcctctttgaatgcccctccctaatccatcttaggcagaccctacttccactacagcccaacataaccaacaccctgtacggcagtgctgaacaactgaagaaaacagcacgctttttttccttggcacagtctgcaaaagagctcacagctcagcagcaataaagctggctaaaaatgagattaaaaaaaaagtgtatcgGTAATATTTATGAGGCTGATTGTCATTATTCTAAAGCCACTAAGGATAAGGTGGTGCAGTAGTTAAAAGCTCAGTTACCAATCTGATGGTCTTGTGGTTACACACTAGGGACTGTTGGAAGGGATTATTTTCACATAGTCACAAAGGGATATCGGGGGGTCTTCGTTGTAAataaggttggtcgttgtgttggccacattaCTTCCAAATTAACCATCGGCGACAAAAATATGCAATCTTAGTAAATATAAAGTTGATTGGTATCAAAGTAATAGTtactacaattttaaaatgttatgaagACAAgcgtttataaatatataaagtgtttcttcgagtccgaagagtAATGAAGAATGCAGAATTTCCCGTGGCTATAAATAACATAAATATTACTAACTTCTGTTCCATTAGATGAGCTTTCCGCTGCGACTGAGACAACTAGCCCAGACAGGTCAGACATGTAAGTACACAATGAACGTGTTCTATAACAAAGAAGTTCCTCTGACTCACCATTATAATCCCAAGGCTCAGACTTGATGTTGTGCCCCATATAGGCCTGGTGTGGCGGGTGGTGGGGTCCGTTGTCAAAAAAACTTTCTGTATTATTTCTGTAGCTTGAGTTTTCTCTCAGATATtctaatgaacaaaaaaaaaaaggaatattgtGCGTGTGTTACGTATCTAGATGCTTTAGTGTATATGTTATTAAACATCACAATCCTTTCACAACACTAGTCCTTAAATATTACTTTAAACTtcacaaacacatacaaatgCCAGTTATAccttatcacacacacacacactctaactTACGCCACAACTGACACGCCACTAACATCAGAACCATTTTCTCAAATAATCACCAAGCAACCGGATAAAACATAACGTCCTTGATCACCACATACACATAAACTAAGCACGAACCCCCCTTGCCCCCCCCTCCAGCATATCAGAAACCCCTTTAGTAACGACCATGCAGAGAATTACTCACTTAGAGAACGTCAAATAAATCGGACCATTGGTCTTAAGGTCGCCTCGTCCCCACTACAAGAACAGCCTCGATGCTGAACACGGACCAGGtccattcataaagaatgtggtccATTGTCTCCCATCGcgacattcataaagaatgtggtccATTGTCTCCCATCGcgacattcataaagaatgtggtctatTGTCTCCCATCGcgacattcataaagaatgtggtctatTGTCTCCCATCGcgacattcataaagaatgtggtctatTGTCTCCCATCGcgacattcataaagaatgtggtctaCAGTCTCCCATCGcgacattcataaagaatgtggtctatTGTATCCCATCGcgacattcataaagaatgAGGTCTACAGTCTGCCATCGcgacattcataaagaatgtggtctatTGTCTCCCATCGcgacattcataaagaatgtggtctatTGTCTCCCATCGcgacattcataaagaatgAGGTCTACTGTCTCCCATCACaacattcataaagaatgtggtctaCAGTCTCCCATCGcgacattcataaagaatgtggtctaCAGTCTCCCATCGcgacattcataaagaatgtggtctaCTGTCTCCCATTAGACGCCCAGATGCCCTTCCCAGACATACCTGTAGGGCGGGATCCACCTAGATGGGGATGGGATGTGCTGAAGaaactgttgttgttgctgAGATCTGACAGGCAGTAGCCGCTGCTGGCGTTGCTGCCGGCGCTGTTGGGTGTGCCCAAGCCACTGCTGTCAGTGTTGGCGCTGCTTGGGCCGTTGTCCGACACTAGATCGGCCAGACTTTGGACGGGCTCTGGTGAGGTGTAGCCTCCAGGAGAAACTAAAAGACACAACAAAATGTGATGCTTGGAGATTAAATAAACACAATTATTGCTTTAGTTAATTTTTAAGTGTTTAGTTCATTCATTAAGTGTTTAGTTCATTCATTAAGTGTTTAGTTCATTCATTAAGTGTTTAGTTCATTCATTAAGTGTTTAGCTCATTTAGCAAGTGTTTAGTTCATTTAGTAAGTGTTGGTCACAAAATGAAAAGGCAATAGATGTTACTAACTCAATAACCGAAACAAAGGAATCAATAACTGAAACAAATGAATAAATTCTATTCAACACTGGCAACTAATGTTACCGGGAATGGAGAACTCTAAGCACATATTACTGTTTAGCTGAGTGGTTTTATTACAGTGGGCTAGTAGACTTCCGAGCTCCAAAAATAATTGTCTGATACATCCCTGATCATTGTAGCCTTAGATGTACTGCGGAATGCTGGTCTTTTGTGTACTTCTAGTTTATAACCCAGACGTACGGACGAACAGGCTGACACTACAATTTAAATCTAAAGACAAATGATGCAAGTCCCGACTTAGCGAGCGGCGTAATGCACTGATAGGTGCTGTCTTGCCGGTAGAGTTGTCCTTCCCGTCACAGACAACAGATGACATGTTTCCTGCCACGCCGAACAAGACTTTAAACCTCATTTATTTCCCTTGCGGGTTTACAGCAGAATGCATTCATTCcccaaaagagaaaaaaaaggctcTTAAAGTGTGCATCTGTACGTGTTATTTGCAACGCGCGGACTTCTGGGACAAACCTGCCACCATGACCTTGAGAAGGAGATAACGCAGACAACAAGGAGCACTATGTCGTATGGTTGTATTTCAAGGCAATTGTTTACAACGTCATGTAAATGTAACGGAAGAACGACAAAACTCGTTAAGTCTTTGGACAGAGCTGCAGAAAGTAAAATACAATATAGTACGCGCCTACTCTCTACAATTTATTAGTTCGCAAAGACAAGTCCTGGGCTCTCATTGAGATGAAAACATTTATAGAGCCTCTGCTCAACTTTGTTGTATTTCTATTGGAACTGATAAAAACTGTGCTCAACTTTGATGTATTTCTATAACAGCATATAGAGCAAGTTGACTGGCCTGTCTTCTGGTGCTGTCGGACCACAGTTTCAGACAAACGactgttatttattattttttttggaatattgtTGAACGGGGCAGTGATGGTGGGGTCTAGCCTCTAATTTCCATAACAATTCTTCGTTAAAACTCCATAGAAATTTTTAGCTAACACACCAAATCTTCAGACCAAATCTTCAGATCTTCAGACCAAATCTTCAAATCTTCAGACCAAATCTTCAAATCTTCAGACCAAATCTTCAGATCTTCAGACCAAATCTTCAAATCTTGAGGCCAAATCTGTGTGTATAATAAAGACGATGATTTTATACCCTAACCCTATACCATTTAAAGAGATAAAACTTCGTTATGACTTTTGGAAGAGGGTGTGCCAAAAAAATGGATAAAGAAAtcaaccccccaaaaaaagattCCAGCGCATCTTTAATTCCAAGGTGTGCCGGAGCTAATCATAGCCTTGCCCCAACTACTTGTCATTCAGAAAGTCACGTGTTTGCACTTGTTATAATACATCTATTTTTAgctatcctaaaaaaaaaaaggggggggggagcggacTACTCATTTAAACTCGCTCACTACGGCATTATTTTAAAGATCTAATTGATGGGAAGACTAGAAAAAGGCTTATGGTAGTTTAACAGTTAATTGTTAGAAATACGAAAcacaaacaacaaataataaaaaaaaaaaaaaggaaaaaaaaaaaaagaaaacgaatGGAAGAGAATGCTCATACCTTCCAAAAAGGAATTGCAACTATTGGTTGTCATTGCAACACTTTGATCAGATGTTGTAGAAAAACCTGAAAGAAACGCGAAGTACAAGATATTACCCTACTCAATGAACATACATATTGAACAATCTACAGCTATTATGTCATCGTTgtacataaaaattaattgaccCTCTGTCAAAGGAAGTCTTGTAGCTTTACTTACTTCTTTGGAAACCATCAGTCAGGTCCTGGTCACAGATGGTCTCTGACAAGTTGGACGGAGCGTTACACAGCCTGCTTCTGTCTTGGCACTCTACAAACAGAGAGACAGGGGTATTAGAAAGTCATAGGTATTAGAAAGACATAGATATTAGAAAGTCATAGGTATTAGAAAGTCATAGGTATTAGAAAGACATAGGTATTAGAAAGATATATGTATTAGAAAGACATAGATATTAGAAAGATATATGTATTAGAAAGATGATTCAAGGATTGATGGCCTCAGAAAAACTTTTATTGGGAAAGCATGGCTGGTTTGGTTGGACTTATACGACCGAAGCtttcttaactctttatctccgtaattattttgttcatttttcacatttgtacattctaccttGTCAATACGTCAATAAcatgtttgtaatcagaaaacgtgacttttggtatagaattataggagaatgcatgctctttttatataacacaagttATACTCTCtgcaaccaaaaattaatttaatctaaaggggtcaaatcaacgatggtatcgttaattaggagagaaagagttaaactgtaATGGTTTCGGGAAACATCGacaaataatatgaaaaacgaCTAAGAACAAATAGGATTTGGACAAGAAAAcctagaatgtgaaaaaaaggagagagagagaaaaagagagagagaaagagagagagagaggggagagacgAAGAGGATAGAGTGAGGAAGTAGGCACAGAGAGTGATGAAAagaggtaaagagagagagagagaggaatgaataggagagagagatagacaaagGCAGGGATAGgtaaatggagagagagagacacccacagagagagagagaaacagagatagtgagagagatggagagagtgaaaaaaaaagatagaggtAAGTTTGTAATAGTCTCCTAGATGTCACTAACCTTTCTTCATTTCATCCAGGTGTTCCCAGATGATGTCGCCCACATAAGGTGGACACAACTCTAGAAAATCTTTCTTGCCCATGCTGCACAAAGCCTGGCCGTCGATATCAAAGTTGTTCATCCGGATGCCCTCCAGTGAGAACTCTTGTGAGAACCACTGCAGCCACAAGTGGACGTGTGCCCTAGACCACTGGCTAGGATCTGTGGAGAAGACATTTGAATGTGGTAACGCTAAGCGTGGTAGTtaagcggtaaagcacttggcttccaaaccgaaggaCCTAGGGTTTGAACCTAGTTGAGGagttggattttgaatttcggggtTTTTCCCTTAACTCTAATAGGCACCTGACTttggttggggaaaaataaaggcgtgaggtcgttatgctggccacatgatacctttGGTAACCGTCggttacagaaacagatgacctttacatcatgggTCCAATAGAGCGCTAGGCCTGCAATGGTCACTTTACTCAATTTTAATACAATTTTGTATCAGTCATCATTGAATGACACAAAAGAAACTCGAtgtaattaattcattaataataaccccccacccccttttttttttctttttgaaaatattttttttccaaatatcTTTTCTGTCTTTGGACAAAACTAGACTAGGTTTCTTAAAGTTTTCAGCCACGTTACAAAACGTCTACaagacaataaatatttttaaattgcatcgTCTTTCAAATAAAAGAACTCTCCAattgaatgaaacaaaaaaaaaaggttccgcAGGCGGAAGTAATTGAAACAGAAGCAGACGACTTCAGCTTGAAACAAGATTTGAAGTAAAcaaaatggagagaaaaaaaaatagcgttCCCAGCAAACCGAATCCAAGGTTTaagggaagaaaaaaagatataaatatatatttgagaGGCTATCATTCATCTGTGCTAACttaacgtgtgtgtgtgtgagagcgTATGTGCTTTTGGGGCGGGGACGTCAGGACAGAAAGAagtattttaaatctttaaagaggagaaaaaaaatgtcttattaAATTTTGAAGATTTTCGTTTAGATTAATCtcccctgatttttttttcttctctactTGGCGTCTTGGcctagaaactttttttttgtgttttttgtttaacataATTTCTTGAGATGTCGTCAGTGAGTAAGTTGAGACGCCATGTTTAGCCTAGCACGTGACGTTCATCGTCCAAATGAGCCTTATTCACGTGTGAATTATTCGGGGACAgatgtatacaattaaaatataggCCGAAATAAGGATTAtgtaacaatttctttttttccaagTTGACAGTAAGCTAAACTAGACCTTGGGAACAGTTCATGAACCAGATATTTCTTGGCGGTGGAGTTTAGAAAATAACTTtgggatttctttttttataaacatgCACTTTCGTTTTGACTgcatgcaattaaaaaaaaacaactttaaaattaattatagtagagagtgtttgtgtgtgtgtgtgtggtttaaaagcaaaaaaaaaaaaaaagggaggggggctATGCATTCCAGCTGCcatcatttttttgttactaacaAATTGAAATCACACGTATACCACGCTAGACCAGTGGTGTTTACACTGAAGAAATAGAGCATCATACCaaaggaatattcacatttgattaaagTAACACTTTTAGTAGAATAACTCAatttaggatagaagacttttaaagtaaagtagcaattatgcataaaacattaaaccataatcttcaaatacaaaaacaaaacctaataaaatactcagaaaaattCAAAGATtaaggtacattcctcgtcccatattaTAGGACaagtttgtacaaatgctccttcttctctagtgctgttagagcatggaatgggttgcctgagccagccaggaaaaccagtgacttggcagaatttacgtcattgattaacatgcataactagattggCCAagaaacacgcgtaggacgtaattatcttctttttttttttgtttgtttgaaaaaaacgtctttatttcataagataagaatagGGTCATATTCTGTTGGTGACGCAGAGCTATCAGGCCCTTACAAAAAAACTTCTGCCACAGTGCACAGTAAAACCACAAAGGCTCTCCTCAGCTGTCTTGCGGCGCGTGTAATAAAACAGCATCTGTAATAATAGCACCCTAGCCAACGGGCATCTGTAGCTAATGATCTATATGCTCTGTGCGAttggggaaaaggggggggggcattttgtGAGCAacaatttgagaaaaaaaaaaggccagtaAGTTTCAATATTTCACTTCGAATGGACTGCGtgtgtaaaataatttttaaaaaaaaatttcgcgcCATAGCGTCCAAATAAATATTATGTAGTTGATTATGTGATCAATAGTTTTGGACCAGTTGACCTACTAAGATTGAGTTAATGAGCAGCTTTATTATAGACCAATTACGATAGACTTAGAAAGGAGCGATGGAAGAGGGGATCTTTGACTTTACTTGTGGTCTACTCTGCAACTATAATAGTCCAACACCTTACGGTCAAATTTCTATTTTAGTCAATgtataaaaagggaaattacTCTAAATGTATTCAAAGCAGAAGTGATATCTATTTCCGATTTTGTTACAAGTCACAGAGAGACTACGTTATCCATGAAATGGTATTCGTCATGAATTATTCATGGGTTGACTCCTCAGTGATTCAAACAGAGCGCCACCTGCAGTTAGTTTGCACTGATGATCCTTATAACTGAAATTCGAACACGGCCACATTGTGGCGGTGTCGCATGGCGCGGGGAAGTCGGCGCCCTGGATGTGAGTAGCCAACGAGCTCCTCGATTAACACAGAAAGATGAGTGGTCGAGACAAGGGAGGCAATAAAGAGGTAATAATACCCCCCctcccaaataaaaaaacaaacaaacaaaaaacatgatATTTGCCGCATGCTAATTTTCTCCAAAATCAAATAACTGTTGAAGATCAAAAGGCCATTGATAAGATCCCGAGGTCACTTGcctaaaaaatgttaatttaaaaatgtgattaagtggggggaggggaggataTTTGGAGTCTAAAAATGAGAGGAAATGGCATTATTTTACGCGAGTTAGCAGACCCAGCtacgacctatatattttgtcaGACTCTAAcgcacaaaacaacaaaaatctgTTGGAGATTTACAGATGAATTTGTTGTACAGCAGCTAATAAAGGTTGGCCTTGGATGCTAGGCATGCGGACCTGAAAGCTGTTGGTCAGTCTTCTAAAATGACATATATTCTGTTGGTCAGTCTTCTAAAATGACCTATACTCTGTTGGTCAGTCTTCTAAAATGACCTATACTATGTTGGTCAGTATTCTAAAATGACCTATACGCTGTAGGCCAGAGTCTTCTAAAATGACCTGTATGCTGTAGGACAGAGCCTTCTAAAATGACCTATACGCTGTAGGCCAGAGTCTTCTAAAATGACCTGTATGCTGTAGGACAGAGCCTTCTAAAATGACCTATACGCTGTAGGACAGAGTCTTCTTAAATGACCTATACTCTGTTGGCCCTTCTAAAATGACCTATACGCTGTAGGACAGAGTCTTCTTAAATGACCTATACTCTGTTGGCCCTTCTAAAATGACCTATACGCTGTAGGACAGACTCTTCTAAAATGACCTATACCCTGTAGGACAGACTCTTCTAAAATGACCTATACAATGTAGGACAGACTCTTCTAAAATGACCTATACGCTGTAGGACATACTCTTCTAAAATGACCTATACGCATCATGTAGCAGGTTTCAGTTGGTTTTCAGCGGCTCAGGTTCGAAGTGAAATTAGTTTCGACACTGGTCTCCAGAAATAGAATGTTTAGAAACATGAAGTTTGCAACAAACTAATTAGTTACAAAACTAAataacaaccttttttttatatagcaagCATTCCGGCGActttcaacaaaaacaaaacttttctgggttttttaatgtgttttttttttgacgagtGAAGAGGGAATGAAGAGGAGGATATAACTGGAAGTTTAGGAGAAgggaaatatagaaaaaaacataaaaagaaaaggatagagagagacggagaaagagagatagaaatagaaagagagagagggagagagaacgagaaagaaaaagagtgaaaacataaattagacagaaaattttaggcaaaaaaaaaagatcaacgatagagacataaaaaaaaagaaagaaattaaaaaattagagagaaataaatagaaataaaatagagaaaTGTAAAGAATTACAAATAAAGAATTacaaaagaagagagaaaaaagaaataaaaagatatgCAAGGAAatagtgagtgagagagagagaaagagagagagagagaacagaaaagagcgagagagagagcattaTCCCCTGATCTGGCTAAGATTCGAGATAGTGTTAAAAACTCCTCGGAAGCCCAGCACGTGATTGGACCGCATGGAGCTTCCAAACTTCAAACACCATGTTCCTCCCAGCGGGACAACATCTTTTTGGAGCGACTAGCTGCTCTAACTATTAACATACTCCCTCACTATGACACTACAGCTGGTGATGGGGGcgggcgaggggggggggctcctTCTACTAACttagtgttttttcttcctttcataAATAACGGTACAGTTATTGAAACGTAAACCTTCACGGACGCACGTGCGGGTGTGCGCGCATGCGTTCGTTGCAGGAGAAGTGGATCCCTGACCAGTGTAGACTGACCAGTTTAAGCAGGAGAAGCgcgacggggggggggggggaggcgggggCGATGTGAGCGGGCACTTcagagtaaaagaaaaaaaaaacatgtcagaAATGGATTAGAAATTAAAAGTAGCTGAAGCTGTTCTTACGACGAATAGTTAGAATGACCAGAACTTATATTTTGAAGAGACATTAGTCTTAGACTTCATGGATCTTCAAGTAATATCGCAAAAAGAAATAGTGGGGGAGGGTGTGTGAGGGGAAAGccgaaatctttttttttttgtgcggaATGTGGCGGGGAAAAGTAGTATTAACGGCGCCCATTTAAGCGGCGCCcctatcattttttaaatttttttctttcgtaTGATTTAAGTGCGAGAGCGATTCTCAAACTGCCATCACTAGCCTCCGCTACCTTAACACTTAAAGAGAAAACTCTCCGTACATGTCAGTGAACCGTTGGACTTTGCGTTCTGCGGTCTCATAGCGGACTGTCAGTATTACAACATCCGTCACAGTATGGAGATGCCTATCTTGTTCAAACAACTGGAGCCTTAGTGGCCCCTGGGGGGAATACATAGACATTTTTTACGGAGACTAACATTTTGGCGCAGTGGGGCGCCGACACTCAATCTCAAATGGAAGTCTGGGGGGACACTTGCATCCCTAGGGAACgttgataagaaaaaaaaaggggtgggggtggtggtgggggggggggactgcaTGAGCAGATGTGTTGATATAATACAGTGCCAACTATCGCAACAATGGATCTGAAACCTTTTTCTTGAGAAAAAGACCGTTGTCACAGGTCAAATAGTGACATTATAAACTGTTACATTTTTACGTTGGAAATAAAGCAAGAAGGGAGTGAACTGTTGTGAGCAAGAAACTCATGACCGGAAGTTGAGGGTTAAAAGTAAAATCTGCCACCATCTAGCTTTAGATAAGTTACCTTGTTGTATCGTAAGAGACAAAGCCGTGTATAGGCGCCATTTTGAGATGCCCTTTAAAGTGAACCTACAGTGTTTGACATAATGTTATGATTCAAGAAACGTAATTAGATCAGAAATGTATTTTGTCAACTAAAGTGATTTGAATTCAGATCTGACACAGATGGTGAGGCCACCATTTTGACTATTTCTAAATAAACTTTGTGTGTCAATGACAAGAAgataacatcaaagaatggaccggcccgttagtaaaaaaaaaattctattcaaaacaaaaaaaaaaaaaaaaaggaggcatGGAAAAAGActgtcgacagatcatgtgtggtttCTCACTGGGAAAGGTGAAGGtcagagaaacagatgagctaTCAAGTTTATCATATACAGGTTGGGTAAACAAGGGAATATAGTTTGAGTGGTACACTGACACTCCGACACTAAATAAGAGAA
Protein-coding regions in this window:
- the LOC106058523 gene encoding protein C-ets-1-like isoform X6, with product MRKRQDLKIEVPQQDLSESPIQDYSGSYPNSYDSNKDDRKVPNILSPNSSENDYFTVTNGVPPLTPGTTQQMSQFIVEGFKEFEKQRIGFNIPKDPSQWSRAHVHLWLQWFSQEFSLEGIRMNNFDIDGQALCSMGKKDFLELCPPYVGDIIWEHLDEMKKECQDRSRLCNAPSNLSETICDQDLTDGFQRSFSTTSDQSVAMTTNSCNSFLEVSPGGYTSPEPVQSLADLVSDNGPSSANTDSSGLGTPNSAGSNASSGYCLSDLSNNNSFFSTSHPHLGGSRPTEYLRENSSYRNNTESFFDNGPHHPPHQAYMGHNIKSEPWDYNVDPCVYRRMSPEDSPTSEQGKPMIQAAVLAGYSDCSILRGPDGRGLGSGPIQLWQFLLEQLTDKSCQHFISWTGDGWEFKLSDPDEVARRWGIRKNKPKMNYEKLSRGLRYYYDKNIIHKTAGKRYVYRFVCDLHNLLGYTPEELFEVCEIKPQKDKDDE
- the LOC106058523 gene encoding protein C-ets-1-like isoform X5, which translates into the protein MELDPYHPDYYLDNIDFFGEPATNFSSSYSMSKAKQVFFAAVPTRLTYVPQQDLSESPIQDYSGSYPNSYDSNKDDRKVPNILSPNSSENDYFTVTNGVPPLTPGTTQQMSQFIVEGFKEFEKQRIGFNIPKDPSQWSRAHVHLWLQWFSQEFSLEGIRMNNFDIDGQALCSMGKKDFLELCPPYVGDIIWEHLDEMKKECQDRSRLCNAPSNLSETICDQDLTDGFQRSFSTTSDQSVAMTTNSCNSFLEVSPGGYTSPEPVQSLADLVSDNGPSSANTDSSGLGTPNSAGSNASSGYCLSDLSNNNSFFSTSHPHLGGSRPTEYLRENSSYRNNTESFFDNGPHHPPHQAYMGHNIKSEPWDYNVDPCVYRRMSPEDSPTSEQGKPMIQAAVLAGYSDCSILRGPDGRGLGSGPIQLWQFLLEQLTDKSCQHFISWTGDGWEFKLSDPDEVARRWGIRKNKPKMNYEKLSRGLRYYYDKNIIHKTAGKRYVYRFVCDLHNLLGYTPEELFEVCEIKPQKDKDDE